The Bacteroidales bacterium DNA segment CATCCTTCTCCACCTTTTCCACATCCTTTCCTGTGTGAAGGGCAAGGATTTCGTAGAGTTCTTTTTTGATTTTTCTGATTTCGTTGGCAGCAATTTCAATATCGGAAGCCTGTCCCTGTGCTCCGCCCATAGGCTGGTGAATAAGGATACGGCTGTGCTTCAGGGCTGAACGTTTTCCCTTGGTTCCGGCTGCCAGCAGAATAGCGCCCATGGAAGCAGCCATTCCGGTGCAAATAGTAGCTACGTCGGCTGCGATCCACTGCATGGTGTCATAAATCCCCAGACCGGCATAAACTGACCCGCCGGGGGTGTTGAAATAAATCTGAATGTCCTTTGTGGGATCCGCCGAATCAAGGTAGAGCAGCTGGGCCTCAATAATGTTCGAAACATAATCGTCAATGGGCAATCCCAGGAAGATGATCCTGTCCATCATCAGACGGGAAAATACATCCATGGTGGCTATGTTCAACTGCCGTTCCTCAATAATGGTAGGTGAAATGTAATTGCTGTAAACCGACAGATACTGGTGCATCGCTAAACTGCTGATACCGCGGTGCTTTACGGCATATTTTTCAAAATCATCTTTTAGTGTAGGCATATTATTTCTTTTCAAAAAGTTTCTTGAATCCTTCTACATCAATTTCTTTGTCTTCTATTTTGGCATTGTTCTTAATCCATCCGTAAATTCTTTCTTCCAGAACCTGCCTTTCCATACGGTTACGTTCTTCTTCCCTGGCAAGCAAGTCGCTGGCAAGGCTTTCAACATACTGATCAGGTACGTTGGCTAACCCATAGCGAAGATACTGATTTCTTGCAAGATTTTTTGCCTGTTCCTTAATTTCTTCTTCCGTAACCGTGAAGTTGTTGTCCCTGGCAATTTTGTTAACAATGAGTTGCCATTTAAGATCGTTCAGGAAGTGATCAAAATCCTTCTCGATTTCTTCGCGGCTGATTTTCCCCTCATTTGTTTCAAACATCCAGCGTTTCAGGAAATCTTCCGGCAGGGGAATCTGGGTCTTACTGATGAGGGTTTCTCTTGCATCCATGGTGAAGCGGTATTCTGCTTCCCCTTCGAGGCTTTTTTCCAGGTCTTCCTTAACCTTCTGCCGGAATTCTTCTTCGCCGGAAACCGTTCCTTCGCCAAAGACCTGATCAAAAAACTGCTGGTCAAGCGGAGCAGGATCGTACTGTTTGATTTCTGTAACGGTGAACAAAAATGTATTTCCAATACCGGGAAGCTGTTTCGGGTCAACTCCCAGCATGCCAGCTCTGTCGGAATCTTTTGGAAAAGCTTTGCTGGCGTCAAACAGTATCTGATCGCCCTGTTTTTTCCCTATGAACAGGTTCCTGATTTCCTGGTCATCAATCCGGTCAACTGAAAGGATTGTGCCCTCGTTTTTGTGGCCTCCCTCGATTATCTGCCCGTTTTCATCGGCTTCAGCGATGTTTCCCCTTACCATAGAGCTTTCGCCGATTTCGGGAACATCATTGAAACGGCCGTAATGTTTTTTAAGTTCTTCAATCCGTTCTTCGATCATCTTTTCCTCAACGGTAATCTTATAATAGGGGATTTTGACTTTTGAAAGAACGGGCAGGTCGAATTCGGGACTTAATCCAAGGTCGAAGGAAAATTCAAATGACTCCTGTTTTTCGAAATCGATTGTTTTTTCTTCATCCTTATGCGGGAGGGGATCTCCCAGGATCCGCAGGTTTTCATTCCGCAGGTATTCTATCAGCGAATTGCTCACCAGCTTGTTGATTTCCTCCACCTTCACCGGCGTATAATAAAGCCTGTTAATGAGGCCCATAGGAACATGGCCGGGACGGAATCCGTCAATCCGGGCTTTTTTCCGGTAATCCTTCAGTACTTCCTGAACTTTCGGTTCATAATCCTCTTTGGTAATCTCAACCGTTACGATGGCATTCAGTGCGTCTTTGTTTTCTTTTCTGATGTTCATCTGTCAAATAATTGTTAATATTCTGTCTTTTCGTTCTGTTCCAGCGAAGGAGTAACTGCACGTTAATCCTATCATGCTCCTTTCGTTTTCCTTTTCAGCCCGGCCGGCCATGTTATTTCTGTTTTGCAGGGCCTTTCATTTGTGCGGATGAAGGGACTCGAACCCCCACGCCCGAAGGCACAAGATCCTAAGTCTTGCGCGGCTACCAATTACGCCACATCCGCATAAACCGGGGTGCAAAGTTACTGCTTTTTTTTCTTATTTAGACGTTCTTGATAAAACCACCAAAACAATGTGTTGGGGGATATTTGAAATCCATCAGTGGCTTTTTCATGCTTCTTTCGTAAACAACCCTGGTTGATTTGTGAAGATAAAATTCGGCTCCGCTTAAGATGTATCCTGCCAAAAATTATGTAGGTTTCACCATCAAGGAAGCCTTCAAGGTAGAAGCCAATGCAGTGGTAACTTACGAAGTGGCGATTGAAAAAGGCGCCATGAAACACACTCTTGTATTTGATAAGGATGGTAAGTTTCTGAAACAGCAGGCTGCTCAGGCTGGTGTTCCCGCTAAGAAAGAAGCTCCTAAGAAAGAAGCTCCTAAGAAAGAAGCTACCCAGAAAGCACCTGTTAAAAAGTAGGGGTCGGTTAATAATGCTGGGGGTGAAAGGGGCATGTTGCTAAAGCATATGCCCCTTCTTTTTTGGTACAATGCCCGGAGAAATCCTGTTTTTCTGATTCCTGAAACCTCTAAGGATTGGAAGGTTTCAGGAACTTTCAATTTTCATACCAGAAAGGAAACAAATTCATGAAAAAATTGTTATATTTCTGGACACCAAAACACTACATACATGAAACCTAAAGAAAGATTTTCATTTTCCGGAATGTTTTTCCTCTCCGTACTTTTCATTTCTGGTGCCTGTTCGCAAAGGGCATACATTAGTCCCGACCTCACAAAGCTTTGGGAAACTCCGGCGGTGCTGAAAACCCCTGAATCGGTTCTGTATGATTATCAAAGGGATGTTATTTACGTTTCCAATGTAAACGGAAACCCTTCGGAAAAGGATGGTAACGGTTTTATTTCGCGGCTGAGGTCCGATGGGACTATTGATAGTCTGCAATGGATTACCGGCTTGAATGCGCCTAAAGGAATGGGGCTGGTGGACAGCTTGCTGTATGTTTCTGACATTGATGAAATTGTTGAAATGGATGTCAAATCGGGAAAGATACTGAACAGGTACCCTGTGCCCGGGTCGAAATTTCTCAATGATATTGCCTGTGATGAAGGGGCAAGAGTATTCGTGTCGGATATGCAGGACAAGAAGATCTATGTTTTGGTTGACGGCAAGGTAAGCCTCTGGCTTTCAGATTCTAAACTTGATGGCGTCAACGGACTTCTGGCCTGGGAGGAAGATGTGTACGCCGGCGTGAACAATGCCGTTTTGCGCATTGCAGATGATGGCCGGACAGTTGAAGAGTGGATTCATGAAACCGGAGGAATTGACGGGCTTGTTGCCGACGGGAAGGGGAATTTTATTTTTTCTGACTGGACCGGGCATGTTTATAAAGCTTCTCCGCACGGTAAACCGGTCAAACTGCTTGATACTACCCCTGTAAAAATGAATGCGGCCGATATTGATTTCATACTGGACAGGAACATTTTACTGGTACCAACATTCTTTGACAACAGGGTAGTGGCGTATACGATAAAATGATACCATTTGCCAGGGAAGGTAAGTTCGCGGTTCTTTTGGATTTTTATCTCAGTTCAAAGTTTTTTCCGAGATAGACATTTCGCACCTGTTCATCATTGGCCAGTTCTTCTGAGGTGCCCGATTTCAGGATCGACCCTTCGAAAAGAAGATAAGCACGGTCGGTGATAGAGAGGGTTTCGTGCACATTGTGGTCGGTTATAAGGATACCGATGTTTCTGTCTTTCAGGTGCGATACAATACCCTGGATGTCTTCCACGGCTATTGGATCTACGCCGGCGAACGGCTCGTCGAGGAGAATGAATTTCGGGTCGAGTGCCAGGGCACGGGCTATTTCCGTCCGGCGGCGTTCTCCTCCGGAGAGCTGGATACCAAGGCTTTTTCTGATGCGGGTAAGTCCGAATTCGCGAAGCAGTGATTCAATGCGTTGTTCCTGAATATCCTTAGGAATTTTCGACATTTCCAGTACCGCACGCAGGTTGTCTTCCACACTCATCTTACGGAATACTGAGGCTTCCTGTGAAAGGTATCCGATTCCCCGCTGTGCCCTTTTGTACATGGGCTCCAGACTGATGTCAATATCGTCAAGGAATATTTTTCCTTCGTTAGGTACTATCAGACCAACAATCATGTAAAAAGTAGTGGTTTTGCCGGCACCGTTGGGGCCGAGGAGTCCCACAATTTCACCCTGTTTCACTTCAACGGAAACCCGGTTTACCACCACGCGCTGGCGGTATTTTTTTACCAGATTGTCAGTTCGTAATGTCATTTTCAAAGTATAATCTGTAATCCAAACCGGATTCCAAAGGGTTGTATTCCCGGATGGTTCAGGTAGGAAAGACGCCACACAGCATCAATCCGGAACACCTTCAGAATATTTTCAATGCCTGCCCCGGCTTCGTAATACCCTTTTTCCACACTTTCCATACCGGCAGGAAGTACCAGGGACTGGTTTTCCGGATTGTTCAGCTGACCCCACAACGCCCTGAAAGTAACCACTTCCCTGAGTTTGGCTTCCCTCAGCAAAGGAATCCTGTTAAAAAAGTACCCGTCAAAATGATGATCTGCAAAGATACCAATATACCTGTTACTGGCAAACTCGTAATAGTTCATCAGGTTAAAAGCCATGTAATCGTAGGCATAGGTTTCGTTTCCTTTGTGAATTTCCAGTAAAGGGAAAGGGACATTGCCATACACGGAACCGGCATCAATCATGTATTCGGTATAACCGAACGGTGCGAGTTCGAGTGTTTGGGTAATATTCAGATTCCACCTGAAATAACCGTAGCGGCTTCCGCTAACTCCCGGAATGCCAAGGGTAGTGTTCAGGTTAACGACAGGATAATTGGTTCCCAGGCTGGTTCGTTCAAATTCTCCCATCAGGTATTTTTCTTTCCAGGCAAACCGTGTATTGAGTGTAAGTTCAAAAGTTGTAATGCTGGGAACCGGATGCATGAATCCTTCGGAATACGAAGAAAAAGGAACATATTCCGTTGAGTATAACGTGCGGTGCGTTGCGGTGAGGGTATTGGAACAACCATGAAACCATTCCCTTTCAAACCATAGTTTGATCTCTTCGGTCCGTGTAAGCTTGTCATTGGGTTTTCTGCGGAGAAGTGATGTGACAAAATTGTCTTCCAGAAAAGCATTCTGGCTTTGCCCGAGTTGTTCAATATCTTTTTTGTACGATATTCCGGTAGCGATTCTGGGGTTTTTATCGAAAAGATACAGGGCGCCGCCTCCGTATTTCCACTGTTTATCGCGGGTTCCGTAAGCCAGGTAACCATCGAGCATAAGCTTTGTGCTGAATGCATTGCTGGTACGTCCCCCGAAACGTAAACGGTTTCCTTCAAGAGGATTGAATGAATAAAACCGGTAATACGGTCCGATTTCAACAGGCCCTTTTACATAATAATAGGTATAGAACATCTGGATGAGACCGGCCACACTCCGGTAAAGCGGTATTTTCTGAACCGAATCGACCATTGAATAAATACCGGCTTCTTTTTCCGTTAGTTTTTCCGGACGGTTAACCTGCCAGAATGTTTCATCCTGTTCAAGGCTTCCCTGGGCCAGTGTAATATCACTGGGTTCGTTCATCAGTTTTTCCGGGAGAATAGTATCAACGGCTATTTTTCTGAAGAAGGAGGTTTTTTGGCCGATAAATCCGGTCATTTTGTCAGTAAGGGTAAATTCGGCGTAAAAATCTTCCCGCACAGGAAACCAGAGAGAATCGCTGAGCGGGGTATATTCCCTGCGCAATGCGATATTCTCAACATAGTTTATGTTGGCCTTTTCACTGCTCTGCATCTCATATTTACATACAGCCCAGGATGAATCAGCAACCCACACCGATCCGGTGAAGGTTCTTTCCTGTTTTCTGCGGGGTTCAAAATCAATCCGGTATGCGGTGTGCCCGTGAAATAAAACTGTATCGGTGATATAATACCGGTAATAGCGTTGGCCGAATTCAGCCAGAGGGCTTATCCATCCTGTTTCAAAAAGAAAGACGATATTGTCGTATATGGAATAATTCTGGTACATTTTCCCCGTTAACTGGCTTACGCTTTCGTTTTTGGTACCGGAAATACGGGAAGCCTTAATCACCTCGAGCTCTTTTTTTGGCCTGCTCCGGTAGTAATTGTCCGAAACTGTTTCGGAAAGCAGTAAAGGAAGATAGGTTTTTCCGCTTCCCGGAAGGGTGTCAATATTGTCGAAGATAAAATCAAAGCCTTTCAGTGCTTTCCTTCGGGCCAGCAGTTCAGGATTGGTGAGGTCGATGCGGGTTTTGTGGTACGCCTCGTAATACCAGGTACGGAACCTGCTCAGATCGTTTCTGCTGCGGTTTGCCCTTACCTTCCTGAGAAGGATATGGGCAGGATTTTCGCCCGGTTTTACAACTACTTCATCCAGCAGAATTTCCTCCGGTTTCAGGGCAACATTTATTTCCTGCGTGCGGAAGGGAGTTACGGCCAATGCAATGGGCTGATAACCCATACACGTAACAAGGATGCTATCAACAGAATGTTTCGTCTCAAGGCGGTAAGAGCCATCTTCCAGTGAGATGGTACCAACGGGAAGACTTTTTGCTGCAACATTCACATAGGGTAAGGGCTCTCCTGAGGAAGCATCCGTCACTTTTCCGTAAATAACTGTAAGTTGCTGGGCGGATGCATGCATTGATATTGCTGCTATCCCTGAAAAGACAAGGTTATAATGATGGAATTGCTTGATTTTCATTAAAATCTTCCTTGTTATTGCCTTGTTCATCTTGTTCCATCAAATAATGAATAACCGACAAAAAGGCAAAAAGTTTATTTCCGGGACTCCTTCCGCACAATTCGTGCCGAAATTAAAATACTGATTTCATAAAGCAGTATTAACGGCAGGCTAACCAGAATCTGACTGAAGATATCAGGAGGTGTAATGATGGCAGCGAGAATCAGAATCAGCACAATTGCGTGCTTACGGTACTTTCGCAAAAAGCCGGGACCAACCAGGCCAATTTTGGTAAGGAAATAAATAATTACAGGCAATTCGAATACAATGCCGCAACCAAGGGTAATGGTAGCAGAAGAAACGATGTAATTGTTCAGGTCAAAAAAGTTTTCAACTTGTGTGCTGACTATATAGGAACTAAAGAACTGGGTAGAAAGAGGAAGAAGGATAAAATACCCAAAGGCAACCCCGAGGAGAAAAAGGAACGATGTGTAAAACACGGCACCGCGAGCATATTTCCTTTCTTTCGGATACAGGGCCGGAGCAATGAAATTCCAGAACTGATAAAGCACATAGGGTAATGCCAGAATAATGCCTGCAATAAAAGAAACAACGATATGGGTCGAAAACTGCCCGGCCATGCGGGTGTTTATCAGCCTGAGGTTATGCTGATTGATGCAGAGATCCTGTATATGCACCCGCTGTCCCAGCTCGCAGAGAAGCCGGTTGGTAATGAACCATGGCTCCTTGGGGGCAAGAATAATTTTGTCAAAGAGAATCCCTTTGAAGACAAAGGCAACAATAGCCATCAGAACAATTGCCATAACCGCACGGACAAGATGCCATCTGAGTTCCTCCAGATGCTCCAGAAAGGTCATCTCATGATTTTCCTTCTTTGCCATTCCGTTTCATTTTTTCAAAGTTACAAAGGTATGTTTTTTTTGCTTCCTGCATTCGGGGCTGAATTTATGCAGAACTGTCCGTATCCGAGAAGTCAGGGAACCTGAAAGTGATCTTTAACCCGAATTGTGCATCCGGAAGGCAATGTGCCAATACCGGCGAATGAGTCTGAATGTCAGGATTTTGCTTAGCGCAACAAAATTGAAAGGAAAGAGGGCTGTAAGGCGTATACTGCATTGCAGATGCATAACTCAAACTGAAATGTAAGAGCGAATTCAGCCTTCCAGTTGAAAATTCAAATGCCCATATGAATAACTATTCAGATTATCAATGTGATAATCAGGTTTGTGCATACAATTGTACAAAGTTTTGTTAAATTAGGTTAATTTCGTGCGCTTTTTTACATTTTTTGACTAACTTTAATATTCTTAAAACATTTAAATTCTATAAAAACATTTAACAGGTTTAACAGTAACCACCAGGTTGTGAGGTAATAAAAATGACAGACTATTCGAAAGTTTCACTCCAGGAGCTTTTAAAGAAATATTTTGGATTTGACAGTTTCAAGGGAAATCAGGAAGCGATCATCCGTAATGTGCTGGCAGGGAAAGACACATTTGTTCTGATGCCCACGGGAGGCGGCAAGTCGCTCTGTTATCAGCTTCCTTCATTGATTTTACCGGGGACGGCGATTGTGATTTCTCCCCTCATAGCCCTGATGAAAAATCAGGTAGATGCCATGCGGAGTTTCAGCAACGAAGATGGCATAGCCCATTTTCTGAATTCCTCTCTTACAAAGAAGGAAATAGCCGATGTAAAGCAGGATATTCTTGACGGGAAAACGCGGCTTCTGTATGTGGCTCCTGAATCACTGACCAAGGAAGAGAACATCCAGTTTCTTCGTCAGGTAAAGGTATCATTCTATGCTATTGATGAAGCCCACTGTATTTCGGAATGGGGGCACGATTTCAGGCCGGAATACCGCCGGATTCGTCCGATTATTAATGAAATCGGAGAGGCACCGCTGATTGCCCTGACGGCCACAGCTACTCCCAAAGTACAGCATGATATCCAGAAAAACCTGGGTATGCTGGATGCAACAGTGTTTAAATCTTCCTTTAACCGGCCGAACCTGTATTATGAGGTACGTCCCAAAGTCCACGCCACAAGGGAAATTATTAAAATTCTTAAGAACAACCCCCGGAAATCGGCTATTGTTTATTGCCTTAGCCGGAAAAAAGTGGAAGAAATGGCTGAGGCACTTCAAATTAATGGTATCAAGGCACTTCCTTACCATGCCGGAATGGATTCGGCCACGCGTACCCAGAATCAGGATAGTTTTCTGAGGGAGGATGTGGATGTAATTGTTGCTACCATCGCCTTTGGAATGGGAATCGATAAACCTGACGTGCGTTTTGTCATTCATTATGACATACCGAAGAGCCTGGAGGGGTATTACCAGGAAACCGGCCGGGCCGGCCGTGACGGAGGCGAAGGGAATTGCATTACCTTTTACAAATACGAGGATATTCTGAAGCTGGAAAAATTCATGCAGGGAAAACCTGTTGCCGAACAGGAAATCGGAAAACAGCTTTTGCATGAAACGGTTGCTTATGCGGAATCCTCCGTTTGCCGCCGGAAGCTTCTTCTCAACTATTTCGGTGAAGAATACCCGGAAGATAACTGCCACAATTGCGATAACTGCCTGCATCCGAAAGAACAGTTCGAAGGGCAGGAATATGTGACCACCGTGCTGGAATGCATCCAGGAAGTGAAGGAAAAATTCAAGGGAGAACATATTGCCAATATTCTTTCAGGCAATATGAATGCCGCCATCAAATCGTACCGCCATCATGAACTCGAAAGTTTTGGCGCGGGAAGCGAGGAAGATCCCAAATTCTGGAATGCCGTTATCCGGCAGATGCTGATTGGTAATCTGTTGCAGAAGGATATCGAAAATTATGGTACCCTGAAAATTACAGATGAGGGGAGGAAATTTCTGGAGAATCCGACTTCTTTCATGATTACTCGTGACCATGACTACCAGACCGAGGGAGAGGCTGATCTGCTTGACGAAGCTGAACGCACAAGCACCCTTGACAATGAATTGTTCAATATTCTGAAGGACCTGCGCAAAAAAATAGCCAAGCAGAGGAATATTCCTCCTTTTGTCATTTTCCAGGACCCCTCACTCCAGGACATGGCTACACAATATCCGGTATCGCTTGAGGAACTGCAGAATATTACAGGGGTTGGTGCCGGTAAAGCCCAGCGCTTCGGGAAGGAGTTTGTGGATATCATTAAAAAATACGTTGAAGAAAAAGAAATCATCCGCCCCCAGGATATGGTGGTGAAATCGGTGGTAAATAAATCGGGGCTGAAAGTTTATATTATTCAGAGCATCGACCGGAAGATGTCGCTGGAGGATATAGCCGCCGCGAAAAACCTCGAAATGGAAGATCTGCTCAGGGAAATAGAATCCATAGTCTACAGTGGCACAAGGCTGAATATCGACTATTATATCAATGAAGTAATGGACGAGGATCATATCCAGGAGGTATATGATTATTTTCGTGAAGCCGAAACGGAGTCGGTTGAGGATGCTTTGAGGGAACTTGGTGAGGATGAATATACCCCGGAAGAGATCCGCCTGGTGCGTATCAAGTTCCTTTCTGAAATGGGCAATTAATCTCACAATCCCTGATATATACAATTCTTTCCCGGGATGTCCTAAAACGAAGTTTTGCAACATCCTCCGGAATAATTGCCTTTTCAATTCAGCGAAAGCCGAATTTTCCAGGCTGGCAGGCAGTGAAAGCGGCTATCGGTCTTCGGAGTTATGCAGACTAAACTGTCTTTATATCAAAGGCATCGCGCAATGCATTCCCTGCCAGGGTAAAGGAAAGAACAAGAATCATGATGGCAATGCCGGGAATCATGGCCAGATAAGCCTGATGAATGAGAATATATCCGTAATGTTCTCTTATCATGCTTCCCCAGCTTGGTACGGGTGGTTGTACTCCAAGACCAAGAAAACTCAGGCCAGCCTCCATCAATATGGCCGATGCAAAATTGGATGCGCTGATAATGATAACAGGGCCTGCCAGGTTAGGAAGGATTTGGCGGAACAGAATGCCAAAATCGCTCAATCCGATGGCTTTTGCCGCCATAACATACTCTTTTTCGCGCAGGGAGAGCACTTGCCCGCGCACAACACGGGCTACTTCAACCCACATGGTGAGGCCGACAGCTATAAAAACCTGCCAGAATCCCTTGCCCAGGACAAAAGTTATGGCAATGACCATCAGAAGGGTTGGCACGCTCCATACCACCTGAATAAGCCAGAGCACCAGCCGGTCAGGCCAGCCACTGTAATATCCGGCAATACTTCCCAGCAGAAGGCCAAGCAACAGGGAAATAGAAACGGCAATGAATCCAACGGAGAAAGACATGCGGGCACCAAGAATCATGCGGCTTAGAAGATCACGGCCAAACCTGTCAGTACCCAGCAGATACTTTCTTTCCTCTATGGATCCGGAAATTACCTTTTTCTGCAGTTCAGAAACAGAAGCTTTCATTCGTTTGCCGTCGCCTGCAATCCAGCTGATGCTGTCTCCCTGTTCCATGCAAACCGAATCAGGCCGGATATGATAGAGGATATCAGGAAGAAGAAAGGTTTCGGTAAGAGCCACAGTGTCTTCGCCCTGGTCAAAAAGGACCGCCACAACATGCGCCCTGTCGAACCGGATCTGTTTAACCGGAATTGAACGGTATGCGGGTTCCGATCCGTTTATCAGCTTGTCAATCAGGCTTTGATGGGGAAGATTAACATTACGGCGCACCCGCAACATCGTAACCCTGAATCCCGGTTTCATTGCCGCCAGTTCGAGATGCTGTTCGTTGGCATAGGGAGAGTCATCGGGAATAATCAGATATCCTGCCAGGGCAATAAGTCCGATCAGAACAATGCAAACCAATCCTGCCATTCCCTGCCAGTTGCCGGCAAAACGCTCATATACCCGGTTTTGCTTCATTGGATAAGCCTTGTTACCACTTATTGTTTGATGAGTTTCATCGGTAAACTCTTCCTTTCCATGAATAGGGTCTTCCGGCCATAATTGCCAGAACCAGCGTGTAAAAAGGATATACCAGTGCAAAAAGTGGATAATACCACAGAAGCGCAGTTTGTTTGAAGTACCTTGCCGAAGGAATTATGATCAGCAAATCAGCCAATGCTTTCAGAAAAAAGAAATTAATGAATGACCCGCGTAATACCGGATTAAAGAAGGATCCAATAAAAAAAAATAGGAGGGAAAGATTAATAAAACCAATGAATTTCATCGCTTTGCGTGACGTTTTATCCGTATAGTTCTTCCCTTTGGAAAGCCAGCGGATTCGCTGATTCATAAAATCGCTCAGGCGTGCCTGGGGAAAAGTTGTTACGATGCCTCTCGGGTTTTTGCTGAAGGCTGTATGTACCTGTTTCTTATTCTTGGCATAATGTACCAGCCATGTGTCATCGCCTGTCGCAATATTACGGCCCTCTTCCTGCAGATAGTCTGAAAAAAGGGACCGCGGGAACAGCATACTGGCACCGTTGGCCATAACCGGATTATGCTGATTTGCGTAAGCGGCGGTTACGGTTTGCAAAGCACAGGATTCCAGTGCCTGAAATTTTGTCAAAACACTTTTCCCCGCTTCTGTCTTTACTGATCCAAGAACCAGGGAGTCCCTGTTCCGGACAATACATTCCGTCATCGATATGAGCCATCCCACGGGAACCAGACAGTCGGCATCAGTAGTTGCTATAAATTCTGACGAAACATGCGCTATGGCTTCAGCCAGAGCCGCATGCTTGCCTTCTTTATCAGCAGGCAGAGGAATATAATGTAACCGGTAATCGGTTTCTGCTGCTTTCCTTGCAATTTCGGGGGAGTGGTCTGTGGAATGGTCATCGAGGAGGAGAATTTCCATAAGATGCCGCGGGTATTCCTGTTCTGTGAGGCCTTGAATAAGCTTTCCCAGATGGTTTTCTTCGTT contains these protein-coding regions:
- the clpP gene encoding ATP-dependent Clp endopeptidase proteolytic subunit ClpP, whose translation is MPTLKDDFEKYAVKHRGISSLAMHQYLSVYSNYISPTIIEERQLNIATMDVFSRLMMDRIIFLGLPIDDYVSNIIEAQLLYLDSADPTKDIQIYFNTPGGSVYAGLGIYDTMQWIAADVATICTGMAASMGAILLAAGTKGKRSALKHSRILIHQPMGGAQGQASDIEIAANEIRKIKKELYEILALHTGKDVEKVEKDADRDFWMTADEAKEYGMIDEVLVREKKKK
- the tig gene encoding trigger factor, translating into MNIRKENKDALNAIVTVEITKEDYEPKVQEVLKDYRKKARIDGFRPGHVPMGLINRLYYTPVKVEEINKLVSNSLIEYLRNENLRILGDPLPHKDEEKTIDFEKQESFEFSFDLGLSPEFDLPVLSKVKIPYYKITVEEKMIEERIEELKKHYGRFNDVPEIGESSMVRGNIAEADENGQIIEGGHKNEGTILSVDRIDDQEIRNLFIGKKQGDQILFDASKAFPKDSDRAGMLGVDPKQLPGIGNTFLFTVTEIKQYDPAPLDQQFFDQVFGEGTVSGEEEFRQKVKEDLEKSLEGEAEYRFTMDARETLISKTQIPLPEDFLKRWMFETNEGKISREEIEKDFDHFLNDLKWQLIVNKIARDNNFTVTEEEIKEQAKNLARNQYLRYGLANVPDQYVESLASDLLAREEERNRMERQVLEERIYGWIKNNAKIEDKEIDVEGFKKLFEKK
- a CDS encoding gluconolaconase, whose product is MKPKERFSFSGMFFLSVLFISGACSQRAYISPDLTKLWETPAVLKTPESVLYDYQRDVIYVSNVNGNPSEKDGNGFISRLRSDGTIDSLQWITGLNAPKGMGLVDSLLYVSDIDEIVEMDVKSGKILNRYPVPGSKFLNDIACDEGARVFVSDMQDKKIYVLVDGKVSLWLSDSKLDGVNGLLAWEEDVYAGVNNAVLRIADDGRTVEEWIHETGGIDGLVADGKGNFIFSDWTGHVYKASPHGKPVKLLDTTPVKMNAADIDFILDRNILLVPTFFDNRVVAYTIK
- the lptB gene encoding LPS export ABC transporter ATP-binding protein; translation: MTLRTDNLVKKYRQRVVVNRVSVEVKQGEIVGLLGPNGAGKTTTFYMIVGLIVPNEGKIFLDDIDISLEPMYKRAQRGIGYLSQEASVFRKMSVEDNLRAVLEMSKIPKDIQEQRIESLLREFGLTRIRKSLGIQLSGGERRRTEIARALALDPKFILLDEPFAGVDPIAVEDIQGIVSHLKDRNIGILITDHNVHETLSITDRAYLLFEGSILKSGTSEELANDEQVRNVYLGKNFELR
- a CDS encoding carboxypeptidase-like regulatory domain-containing protein → MKIKQFHHYNLVFSGIAAISMHASAQQLTVIYGKVTDASSGEPLPYVNVAAKSLPVGTISLEDGSYRLETKHSVDSILVTCMGYQPIALAVTPFRTQEINVALKPEEILLDEVVVKPGENPAHILLRKVRANRSRNDLSRFRTWYYEAYHKTRIDLTNPELLARRKALKGFDFIFDNIDTLPGSGKTYLPLLLSETVSDNYYRSRPKKELEVIKASRISGTKNESVSQLTGKMYQNYSIYDNIVFLFETGWISPLAEFGQRYYRYYITDTVLFHGHTAYRIDFEPRRKQERTFTGSVWVADSSWAVCKYEMQSSEKANINYVENIALRREYTPLSDSLWFPVREDFYAEFTLTDKMTGFIGQKTSFFRKIAVDTILPEKLMNEPSDITLAQGSLEQDETFWQVNRPEKLTEKEAGIYSMVDSVQKIPLYRSVAGLIQMFYTYYYVKGPVEIGPYYRFYSFNPLEGNRLRFGGRTSNAFSTKLMLDGYLAYGTRDKQWKYGGGALYLFDKNPRIATGISYKKDIEQLGQSQNAFLEDNFVTSLLRRKPNDKLTRTEEIKLWFEREWFHGCSNTLTATHRTLYSTEYVPFSSYSEGFMHPVPSITTFELTLNTRFAWKEKYLMGEFERTSLGTNYPVVNLNTTLGIPGVSGSRYGYFRWNLNITQTLELAPFGYTEYMIDAGSVYGNVPFPLLEIHKGNETYAYDYMAFNLMNYYEFASNRYIGIFADHHFDGYFFNRIPLLREAKLREVVTFRALWGQLNNPENQSLVLPAGMESVEKGYYEAGAGIENILKVFRIDAVWRLSYLNHPGIQPFGIRFGLQIIL
- the tatC gene encoding twin-arginine translocase subunit TatC, with protein sequence MTFLEHLEELRWHLVRAVMAIVLMAIVAFVFKGILFDKIILAPKEPWFITNRLLCELGQRVHIQDLCINQHNLRLINTRMAGQFSTHIVVSFIAGIILALPYVLYQFWNFIAPALYPKERKYARGAVFYTSFLFLLGVAFGYFILLPLSTQFFSSYIVSTQVENFFDLNNYIVSSATITLGCGIVFELPVIIYFLTKIGLVGPGFLRKYRKHAIVLILILAAIITPPDIFSQILVSLPLILLYEISILISARIVRKESRK